Sequence from the bacterium genome:
TCGGTGGAGGTGAGCGCGGCGCGGTTCCGCGACCTGCCCAACATGCGCCTTCTGTTGGGCACGGAGGAGAAATTCCGCCTGGGAGAGGTGCTGGCCGGGCTGGCCGGGCAAGGGGTTGCTCAGGACTCACCCCTGGAGTACAGCGGCTCGGTAAGCGAAAGCCGGGCTTACAGCCAGGCGGCCGGTGCGACTATCTCGGACACCCAGGCCCGGACCAGGGCCTTTCTTAAAATCCAGGACGGTTGCAACAACCGCTGCACCTACTGTATCGTGCCGCGCACCAGGGGCCCCGAGCGCAGCCGTCCGCTGGAAGAGGTGCTGGCCGAGGCGCGCGCCCTGGAGGCCTCGGGCCACCGCGAGCTGGTGCTGACCGGAATTCATATCGGGCGCTACGGCGCCGAGCCGGGCGAGAAGTCCGGGTTGACTCGACTGGTGGAAACTCTTCTGGCCGGTACGAGCCGGGTGCGCATCCGCCTGAGCAGCGTGGAACTGGGCGAGCTGGACAGCGCTCTGATCGATCTGCTGGCCTCGGAGCCCCGCCTTTGCCGTCATCTGCACCTGCCGCTTCAGCACGGCTGCGACAGCGTGCTGGAGCGCATGGGACGCTGGTACAATACGGCCGAGTTCCGCGCGCAGGTGGAATCCCTGTGCGCCAAAGTGCCGCGGTTGGGCCTGGGCAGCGACCTCATTGCCGGGTTTCCGGGCGAAAGCGAGACAGAGTTCCGGGCCGGCTACGCTTTCGTGAAAGAACTGCCGTTCACCTATTTTCACGCCTTCCCGTTCTCGCCGCGCCCAAGCACAGTGGCAGCGGACTTGGAGGGGCAGGTGGGTCCGGCTCTGGCCCGGGAGCGGGTGCGCGCTCTGCGGCAGCTTTCAGGCGAGAAAAACGTCGCGTTCCGGAATTCCATGTTAGGGTCGAACCTGCCCGTGCTGGCCGAGACCACACTGGCCGAGGGAACGCTCGCCTGCCGCGCC
This genomic interval carries:
- the mtaB gene encoding tRNA (N(6)-L-threonylcarbamoyladenosine(37)-C(2))-methylthiotransferase MtaB, producing the protein MKVCFNTFGCKTNQYDTALIEQTLAGQGIEVVTEPSDADWVVVSTCAVTRRAEDKACQWVRRIGRECPQAAIAVLGCSVEVSAARFRDLPNMRLLLGTEEKFRLGEVLAGLAGQGVAQDSPLEYSGSVSESRAYSQAAGATISDTQARTRAFLKIQDGCNNRCTYCIVPRTRGPERSRPLEEVLAEARALEASGHRELVLTGIHIGRYGAEPGEKSGLTRLVETLLAGTSRVRIRLSSVELGELDSALIDLLASEPRLCRHLHLPLQHGCDSVLERMGRWYNTAEFRAQVESLCAKVPRLGLGSDLIAGFPGESETEFRAGYAFVKELPFTYFHAFPFSPRPSTVAADLEGQVGPALARERVRALRQLSGEKNVAFRNSMLGSNLPVLAETTLAEGTLACRADNYVRVYCAPPVPEEQFELRITRLWRDGLWGETGTANN